GCCGTTTCCACCAAGACAATGAAGCGCTGGATCTGTGTATCGCTCAGATCGCTGGAAAGCCTCAAGCTGCGTCCTGTGCTCAAACCAACTTCAATACAAACAGGATGTACTGGAGCAGGATCCGGGGCAGCAACCACAACTGGCACAAAGACTGACTGGCGCTCAATATCGGCACTTTCAGCACTGCTAAAATGCTTGAGCCAACGCTTCAGTAGATAACGATCAATGTTGTGTTGGCGGGAAATATCAAGAACAGAGGCACCATCAACCCCAATCTCAGAGATAATCGACAGCTTCTCTTCACGCGTCCACGTGCGCCGCACCTGCTTAACTTTAGACAAGGCCATCCTCCATAAAACTCAGGAGGTAAATACCCTATCAGAAACAAACCCGTAAGGCGGTCCTGAGCGGACGCTTACGAGATATTTAAGTCAACACGAATAAAAAAGAGGGTTTAAGGACGCTTTCTGACAGATCATTACTTTGGGTCAGGGCCTGAGCGTTCGAAACTCAGAAAATGCTAGAAGTAGGCGACAATTACGCTCATGGCAGTAATTGCGCGAATGGCAAAAACCCAAAGTTGAAACTTCATTCAGTTTGGAGTTGCCTCGGGTTAGGCCGAATGCCCGCAAATGGTCAGTTGAGTAATTCCATATCGCCCATAAGAGCTGCTGTAGAAGCCTCTGGGTGAGCGTGTGTCAACCCTTGATGGAACCACCTGAGT
The sequence above is drawn from the Pseudovibrio sp. Tun.PSC04-5.I4 genome and encodes:
- a CDS encoding transposase, which encodes MSKVKQVRRTWTREEKLSIISEIGVDGASVLDISRQHNIDRYLLKRWLKHFSSAESADIERQSVFVPVVVAAPDPAPVHPVCIEVGLSTGRSLRLSSDLSDTQIQRFIVLVETA